DNA sequence from the Alkaliphilus metalliredigens QYMF genome:
ACCATAGGGTGGCGGATGCAAAGTGGCAGTGGATTCCTTGGGATAAGGATTTAACATTTGGCTCTGTGTGGCGTCCAGTTTATAATGTAAGTAATGATTACTTCTATTATCAGTTTCAAATGCGAATGCCCTGGGTGAAGAATGATTTGATTGTTAAGTTTATGGAGACACCCCAGCTAATGGCATTGGTTTATGAACGAACAGAAGTCCTATTAGATGAGGTCTTCACCCTAGAAAAGCTTTCAATTGAGATTGATAGAATCGCAGAAAAAATCAGACCCTCTGTAGAAGTCAGTCCAGGTGTAGGGGCCTTCCGATTGAATCCAAGAAATCATTTTGGACAGCTGGGGAACTTTGAAGATCACGTGGAAGCAATCAAGGATTATGTGGCATTACGAGGGCAGTATTTACGGAAATACATTGGCCATAAAGGACGTTTACCTGCTGAAGGAAGGTTTGAAAGCACGGTTCGTTGGAACGAGCAGCAGCTAGATCAACCACTGTATTTTGTGGATGAGGGTGGCTGGGTCATTGGGAAATGGCAAGGAAAAGCCTTGGCTGAAGAAGGCAAACTCTCCATTGAGGTAAAGGAGGTCCCTTCTGTGGTTGGCATTAATCGCATTTGGACCCTAGTCTATGAAGGAGCACCTATCCAAGGAGAATTGACCCTATATTATTTAAATGACACCGAAAATCGAAATAACTGGTATGAAACATATGAAGCAGTTGGGGGACAAAGAGAACTCCAGATGATTGAATCTAATGGAATAAGATGGCGAGAACTCCCCTCTAGGGTGAACCCCTACTCTAACAAAGTAGTGGCAACTATGGAGTTATCTGGAGTCCATCAGTTGAGCCTGACAAAGGGTTCCCAGCAGTAATCGGCTTTAGGTTATACTTGAAGCAGGTGTTTGTGGCAGTAGAAAGAAGGAAGGTGGTCCTATGGAAAGAGTTGTAATGGAAAAGACCGGCACTGATGAACTCAATATCATTAGAACCCTGACTTGTTTAGCTGTGATTTTTGTTCATTTAACAGCGATTCCTGTTGACACACTGCTACCGGATAGTGTGCATATGATGATCTTTTCTTTTTTAAACCGAGGGACTAAATTTACAACACCTACATTTATTTTTTTAAGTGGGTTCACCCTATTTTATGCCTATCGATCTAGAGAATTGAAATATGGAACATTTATTAAGAAACGATTTAAAAGTGCATTGATTCCTTATTTTGTGTGGACATTAATTTATTATCGCTTCTTTGTCAACGAGGGGACCTACATTCCCTCAACTTCATTTTTTCTGGAGCATCTATTCTGGGCTAAAATGAGCTATCATTTGTATTTTATCTTTATCATTGTGCAGTTTTATATTTCATTCAAATTGTTTTTACGGGGATTTCAAAAATGGAATCCCCATATGCTATTAGTGGGATTATTGATCACTAATCTGCTCTTTCTAAGATACGCAGATTTTGAATATATGGATCGGACATTTTTACGGTATATTTTCTTCTTTGGATTAGGCTGCTATGGAGCTCGTTTTGTAGATGTGTTTCGTGAAAAACTCACACAGTGGAAATGGATGCTTTTATTGGGGTATGTAGCAGTAGCTGGATATTATGCCTATCAGTTTCGTAGCTATCATGCCCGCTATCTGCCGGTGAATGTTTTTGCAGTGGAGGTCACCTGGCTGGCATTTTCTACTATGGCCATCCTTACCCTCTATGCCTTTGGATTTTGGCTCTCGAAGCGGAGTGAAAAAACATCTCCGGTATTTAAGCTGATTAGCCAAAGTTCCTTTTATATTTACTTGAGTCATCCTCTAGGGATTTTTCTAGCAGAAAGAACATGGGACGAGCTAGGGATCTACTCCATTACAGGAAGGTTTGGATTGAATGTCATTTTTGTCTATGGGTTCAGTGTTGGGGGATGTACCCTTTACACATATCTAAAGATGAGATGGCAGCATCATCAAAAAGAAAAAGCGGTTGCAGCCAGTGAAATGATAAAGTGATTTGAGACAAGAGATTTGTTCTTAGGTACGAAATTGAAGAATGGGTTGACATAGATTCATAGAGAGAGCTGCTTATTGAAAAAAATAAGTAGTTCTCTTTTTAAAATGAAAGGGTGCCTATAGAGGCAATATAAATTCCCAAAATAGGAAGTATAAAGTACAAATTATTAAGCATAGACTATGAAATATTAAATATTCTGAACAAATCAATGGATTGATTAAATTTCGTTATATCCTATTATATAATAAAAAGACCGACCGACTGGTAGGTTCTGAAAGTCGAGAGTGAAACCAAGTAGGTCAATTAATAATGAATTAGTAAAAGGAATGAGGAGGAGTAGAGAAATATAAAAATTAGGAATGACTCGATGGTTTTTATTGATTATGATAACAACCGTAATATTAGCAGGTTGTTCAAGCACAACTTCTGTTGAGGGAGATGAAGCTGAACCGACGGATGATTATGTGGCAGTAGAGGTATCTCAGGTTGAAATGAGAGGCCTTGCCAATGAAGCAACATTAAATGGGCGTGTATTTAGTGAAAATGAGGTGATGGTACTGCCTAGAACACCGGGTATTGTGGATTGTGTTAATGTGAAGCTAGGAGATTCAGTGCAAAAGGATCAAGTTCTTTTTGTATTAGAGCAAGACAGTAGTGTTTTATTAGGAATTGAACAAGCTGAAGAAGCAGTCAAATCAGCCACAAAGGGAACAGAGCAAGCAGCCCAAGGGATTGCATTAGCCGAGAATCAATACAAAATGGCTAAGGATCAATATGATGATGCCCAAGCGAACCTAGAAAGAATCAAAAGTCTATATGATGCAGGAGCTGTCCCTAAAACACAGCTAGATCAAGCAGAAATGGCTGCCGCCGATGGAAGTCTCGTGGCGGCAAGATCACAAATCACCCAGGCGGAGATTAGCTATCAGCAAACATTGGGACAGCTAAGACAGGCAGAAATCAGTGTAGATCAGGCGAGAACGAACTTAAATCATTTAGAAGTGAAAGCTCCAGCCAGTGGCATTATTTCAACACTTGATCTTAGAGTTGGACAAATGGTAACCAATGCCCAGCCAGTGGCAACCATTGTGGATGTCAATGCCCTATATATACAGTTTGAATTACCAGAAAATATGATCAACCAATTTAAAAGAGGTCAAGAGGTTGTTGTTTCAATTCCTGCTGCCAATGTGAGAGACGCAAAGGCAACGGTTGGACTAGTCAGCGCTGCGACGGACCAAAGAACCCAGCTTTATCCTGTTAGAATAGACTTAACTAAGTCTGGTGACCTAGTGAGACCGGGAAGTACAGGGGAAGTACAGGTAGCTACCAATCAAACAGGAAATGCATTGATTATTGAAAGTAGAGCCATCCTGAACCAGGACAATGAAACACTGGTTTATGTAGTGGAGAATGATCATGCCGTGGAGAGAAAGGTGACCCTAGGCTTAGATACCGCAGAGTATGTAGAAATTATTGAAGGAGTAAGCGAAGGACAACAAGTCATCATTTGAGGGCAGCAGTATGTAGCCCATGGGGCACAAGTCAAAGTAGTAGAGGTAGATAGCCGTGAATTTATCAGCTCTAGCAGTTAAAAGACCCGTCGCCATTGTGATGATGGTCCTAGTTATTGTGCTATTGGGAACCGTTTCCTTAACTCGACTGCCCTTGGATTTATTACCAGATATAGAAGTGCCAGTTGCAATCGTATCGACTTCCTATTCCGGGGTAGGACCTGAGGAAATGGAAAATCTAATATTCGAACCACTTTAATTATTGGAACGTCGATTCCAGTTTCCATTATGGCCACATTTACTCTATTGTACCTTAATGGGATTACACTCAACCTAATGACCCTTGGAGGATTAGCCCTGGGGGTGGAATGCTGGTGGATAACGCCATTGTTGTACTGGAAAATATCTACCGTTTCCGATCTGAAGGGGATGACCTAGGGGTATTAGATCAGATATCTAATGATATAAAAGGAATTGTGGAATCTGTGGAAGGAACCCGAGAAGCCTCCACAAGTATTGGAGAACGAATGCCAGAGGTACAGGTGACGGTAGATAAAGTTCGGGCCGCTAGCTACGGATTAACAACGGCACAGGTTGCCAATGCTGTTCGGGGGGCTACCGATGGTGTGACCGCCACACGCTACCAAACTGCAGGAAATGAAATTGATGTTGTCATTAGAGGAACTGAGCGTGTCAAAGAGAGTTTGACCAATTTAGAGCAGGTCAACATCACCACACCTATGGGGGCACTGGTTCCCCTAGGCCAGGTTGCCAATGTCTCTGTGGAAAGGGGACCAGTTCAAATCAACCGTGAAAATCAAGTGAGAACCGTCAGTGTCAGTGGGCAAATCACAGGGAGAGACCTGCGAAGTGTCACCGATGACATTGGAACAAAGCTTGCAGATTATGATATGCCTGAAGGATATAGCTATGAGTTTGGGGGACAGGAGCAAGAGCTAAATGATGCCATTGCTGATTTATCCTTAGCCCTTGGATTAGCAGTTATTTTAATCTATATGATTTTAGCAGCACAATTTGAATCATTGCTCCATCCCTTTACAATTATTCTATCGGTTCCATTAGCCTTTGCAGGGGGAGCCCTAGGACTATTTGTAACAGGCAGAAGCTTGAGTGTACCTGCATTCATAGGAGTAATCATATTGGCAGGAATCGTGGTTAACAATGCCATTGTACTGGCGGATTATATCAACACCCTGTGGCTTGAAGGTAAGGACAGAGCCGAAGCCATTACCATAGGAGAGGGCGCGGAGATTCAAGCACCTATGGCCACAGTTGTGATTGGTGGGTTACTGCTGTCTACCGTATTGACACTGGTATTAATTCCAGTGGTGTATACAATCGTTGATGATTTCTCAATCTGGATTAAGCGAAAAATTAAGAAGCTAGATGGAGAACCGGCAGTGGACTAGTAGATGAATCGAGGTGTTTGACTGATGAAGGATAAACGAGAAATCGGGAAGGAAGAAATCATCCAAGCAGCCATGACTGTTTTTGATAAACATGGATTCCATGAAACTAAGATGAAGGACATTGCTACTGAGGCGGGAATTGGTAAAGGAACCCTGTATGAATACTTTGAAAGTAAGAAAGAGTTATTTCGACAAATGATTATCTACAAATTAAATAGTTATATAGAAGGGATCGAAAAGGTCATTGCCCATGAAGGAACCACAAGAGAAAAACTTATGGGCTTTGCAGCCTACCATGGAGGATTTATGCATGAGCATCATAGCAAGGCAGAAATGATTTTCTTGAAATCCGATTCCTTGCCGGAAGAGTTTAAACAGTGGATGGTAGCAGGTCGAAATCAGATATTTCGATTGATGCTTTCGTTGATAGAGGAAGGAATGAATAGAGGAGAGCTCAGGAAAGATTTAAATAAGGAAATAGCAACAGCTGTAATTTTTGGAGGAATAAAAGAGTACTATTTAGACAAAATTTATTGTGTGGGGACAAAACCAGGCCTAGCCCATGATATTGAGAATAGACTACAAAGCGATTATTGAAAAAGGTGGCCTAGGCCACCTTTTTCAATACCCTATTTAATTTCACCTACTAAAGCAGTCGGTTTAAATTAAGATAAAATTCCTTGAACAAATACAACTGCAATGGCAATTGGTGCAACCCACTTAATCATGAAGGACCAGAATCCTGCAAGCTTAAATGGAATGGTACCTTCGTTAGTTGCTTCTTTGATGGCATTTTCTAAGCCCCAAACCCAACCGATGAAGATACAAAGTAAGAATCCACCAACAGGCATTAATACATTACTTGCGATAAAGTCAACGGAGTCTAGAATGTCTAATCCTCTGAAGGGACTAATGTGACTCCAAACGCCAATTCCTAAGGAAGAAGGAATTCCTAATAAGAAGATGACAGCAGCTAAACCGATTGTTGCTTTTTTACGAGTCATATTCCACTCGTCTACTACATAGGCTACGCACACTTCTAATAATGAGATAGAAGAAGTTAGAGCAGCAAACAATACAAGTAGGAAGAAAACAAATCCAAATAAACCTCCTAAAGGCATTTGAGAAAATACTGCTGGTAATGTAACAAATAATAATCCAGGTCCCTCTGCTGGGTCAAACCCGAAGGAAAATACCGCTGGTAGTATAGCTAAACCAGCTAATAAAGCAATACCAGTATCAACTAATGGAATAATGAAAGAACTTTGAGGGATGTTTGCATCCTTGCTTAAGTAGCTTCCGTAGGTGATCATTGCCCCCATACCTAAACTGAGGGAGAAGAATACCTGTCCAAGGGCTGATAAAAGCACGGCTCCAGTAATCATAGAGAAGTCTGGAACTAATAGGAACTTAATTCCTTCCATGGCTCCTGGTAGTGTAACTGATCGAAGCATGGTTAATACCATCATGACAAATAACGCTGGCATTAGAATTTTAGCATATTTTTCGATACCACCCTTAACGCCACCAATAACAATACCTAAGGTAAGAATCATAAAGATTGCATGATAAAATAGTGGTTCAACAGGATTGGAGATAAAGGCACCAAACATGCCACCGAGAAATTCTGGGTCACTTGTTGTAAAAGCGCCGGTGATAGCCTTGAACATATAGTTGATTACCCAACCACCGATAACGCTGTAGAAGGAAAGGATTAAAAATCCAGCTAGGACACCTAGTCCTCCAACCCAAGCCCAGTTATTACGAATTTTTTTATAGGCACCAAGTGCATTTAATTGCGTATGTCTACCCAGTACTAACTCTGCCATCATTAAAGTAAAACCAACTAAAATTAAAATTGCGAAATAAACAAGTACAAAGGCACCCCCACCGTTTTGTCCAGCTGTAACAGGGAATCGCCATAAGTTACCAAGTCCAACAGCAGATCCTGCCGCCGCCAGTATAAATCCAACCTTTGAACCCCATTGGTCTCTTTCTGTGTTGTTATTCAAGTTTGCCATAAAGACCCTCCTTGTGATGAATGATAAAATAAATTGCCGACAGTTCTTCTTTTGGTCACCTCCTTATTATGATTAAATGATGCCAAAATATTCACAAAAAATTTTAATCATTAAACTAGTTTAATAAAACTGAAAATTTTAAAAATTGGCCCTCGATTAATAATTATACAAGAATTTGTCGAAATAGGCAAGCGTTAGTTTATTAACAATTCACGCAATTGTATTTGATATAAAAGCAACTAGGGTATAGATAATTCATAAAATTATTAATACTTTTGCAGGTTTTTTTTCTTGGATGCCGAAATGTATTAAATGTAGAGACTGAAAAGAGGAGCTGAAGAGCATTGCCACATAAAATTCTAATCATTGATGACCAACCAAGAATATGCTCTTTGTTGGAGGAAGTTTTTAAAAAAGATTACGAAGTCTATCTAGCCACAGAGGCTAACAAAGCACTTGAGATCATAGAAACAGCCCAACCGGACTTGGCCATTGTGGATATGAACCTGGGACAAGAGAGCGGTGTGGATCTGATTGAAAAAATGCTAGAAATAAAAAATGACTTACTGCTTGTCATGCTCACGGGCAATTATACTCCTAGGCACAAAGAAAGGGGAGCAGAATTAGGGGTGAAGGCGTTTTTAGAAAAACCCTTCGATATCATAGAGATGAGGAGCTGTATTGCATCCATTTTATCTAACGGATAAGTAGCGTTGGATTTAATAAAAAGTACACGCGATACGGTTTCGCCCATGAATCTTGAGCACTTGGAATTTTTAAAAGAATGTTAAAAATGATTAATAAAATATTTTAGGGGGTAAATTATATGAAAGCAATGATTCGTATGAGAATGAGTATGCATGATGCACATTATGGAGGTAATTTAGTGGATGGGGCAAAGATGCTTCAATTATTTGGGGATGTGGCCACAGAGCTATTGATCCGTCATGATGGAGATGAAGGTCTTTTTGTAGGCTATGACCAGGTGGAATTTACAGCGCCTGTTTATGCCGGGGACTATATTGAAGCTGTGGGTGAGATTGTTAAGGTGGGAAACACCTCTCGGAAGATGGTTTTTGAAGCAAGAAAGGTGATTGTTCCCCGTTACGACATTAATGAATCAGCCTGTGACGTATTGGAGGAGCCTATTGTTGTGTGTAAGGCCTCTGGTACTTGCGTTGTCACAAGGGATAAAAAGAGATTGAAGCGGGAGTAGGAGGAGAGAATAAATGGAAAAACTGATTATTACGGCTGCCCTAACCGGTGCTGAAGTCACCCGGGAACAACAGCCAAATTTACCACTGACACCAGATGAAATTGCACAGGCAGCCTATGAGTGCTATGAAGCTGGGGCATCGATTGTTCACGTACATGCCAGGGATGAAGAGGGAAAACCCACACAATCCTATGAGGTTTATGAAGAAATTAAGCAGAAAATACAAGCAAAATGTGATATCATTTTTCAGCCCTCCACAGGAGGGGCAGTGTGGCATACCCCTGAGGAGCGCTTGCAGCCAGTGGAGCTTAAGCCTGAGATGGCAACCCTAAGTTGTGGGACCTGTAACTTTGGACCCGATGTATTTATGAATTCCCAGGAATATATTGAAAAGTTTGCAAAACGCATGATGGAGTTAGGAGTTAAGCCAGAGATTGAAATTTTTGAAAGAGGGATGATTGAAAATGCCAAAGGGCTGGTTAAGAAGGGTTTAGCCAAGACACCATTGCATTTTGATTTTGTTCTAGGTGTCCCAGGAGCAGCCCCTGGTACGGTGGAGGATCTCCTTTATATGGTGAGATGCATACCGGAGGGATCCACATGGACCGTGGCTGGCATTGGCCGTGCTGAGCTGCCATTGGCAACAATGGCAATGATCATGGGTGGCCATGTTCGGGTGGGCTTCGAGGATAATGTGTACTATGGAAAAGGGGAGCTGGCTGAATCCAATGCCCAATTGGTGGCACGGATCCTTAGAATTGCAAAGGAATTGGGCAGAGAGATCGCTACACCAGAGGAAGCAAGACATATATTGGGACTTAAATAGGAGGTTAAACAATGAAGTTATTTATTGATACAGCCAACATTGAAGAAATTAAAGAAGTGGCCCAGTGGGGTATTTTAAGTGGGGTCACAACAAATCCTTCATTAATTGCGAAGGAAGGACGGGATTTTAAGCAGGTTATTGCGGAAATCACAGCCATCGTAGAGGGACCCATTAGTGCAGAGGTTGTGAGTCTTCAGGCTGAAGAAATGCTTAAAGAAGCCCAAGACCTGGTTGCCATTCATCCAAATGTTGTCATTAAGGTACCCATGACAGCCGAGGGTCTCAAGGCAGTAAAAGGTTTTTCGGAGCAGGGCATTAAAACAAATGTGACCTTAGTATTTTCGGCCAATCAAGCACTGCTGGCAGCCAGAGCCGGTGCTAGCTTTGTCAGTCCCTTTGTGGGGCGACTAGATGACATTGGACAGGAAGGCAGTGAATTGGTGAGACAGATCATCGAGATCTATGACATCCATGGGATTGAGACAGAAATCATTGCAGCCAGCATTCGGCACACACAGCACCTAACAGACGCAGCCTTGGCTGGGGCCCATATTGCCACCGTCCCCTACAAAGTCCTAAAGCAAAGTCTACTACATCCCTTAACGGATCAAGGCATTGAAAAATTTCTAAAGGACTGGGAGGGTCTCGTGAAATAATGAGATAAACGCAATTATCATCGTCAATGGTGGACTGTCCTGAGATATTGGCAAATAAGATTGTTCATTTTATAGAAGAAATCAGGTGATGAAATGCCAAAGGTAAAGATAAACGATGTAGATATCCATTATCGGGTCTCTGGAAAAGGAGACCAAGTATTAATGATCTTAAATGGAATTATGATGAGTGTTGCCAGCTGGATGGAGATGGTACCCACCTATACAAGGGCGGGGTACAAAGTGATCAATGTGGATTTTAGAGACCAGGGAGAATCTGGATCCTCTCCTGGGGGTTACTCCAATGAACAGCATGTGGAGGACCTAAAGGGGTTATTAACCCATTTAGAAATTAAAAGCTGTACTGTACTGGGTATATCCTATGGCGGTCAGGTGGCCATGATGTTGGCCCTTGCGTATCCTGAAATGGTACGGGGACTTATTTTGGCCAATACCATGAGTCGATTCACTCCCTATCTAAGGGCAATCGGTGCTGCCTGGGATGAAGGTGCAAAACTTCAGGATGGAGAAACGTTCTTTAAATTGGCCATGCCTCTCATTTACTCAGATGTTTTTTATGAACGAAAAGAACAATGGCTTCAAGATAGGGCAAGGGAATTTGGGAAAGCGGCTACAGCCCAGTGGTTTCAAAGATATCTAAGGCTTTCAAGTAGTCTAGAGGGCTATGATATTAGTGGGAAAATCCACTCTATTGAGGTGCCTACTCTAGTCATTGCATCGGATAAGGATGTTGTCACCCCCTATGAGGAGCTGTTGATGATTCATAGAAAAATCAAAAACTCTTTATTTGTGATGCTACCAGAGGCCGGGCATGCCTCCTGCTATGAAAAAATGAGGGAATTCAACGTACAAGTTCTTGGTTTTTTAGTGATGAACCAAGGAATGGATGGATAAAAGAATGAAGACTTCTAAAGTAGAAACGGGGAGTATATGAGGCTAAAATCATAACGGTAGAACAAGCGCTACAAAAGATAAAAAGTGGAGATGACATTGTATCAGGGCTAGGGGCAGCAGAGAAATTGAAAATTTGGTAGTGAGGTACGATAAAACTCGGCTAGGATTCAGTGGAAGTGAAAACTCCCATTGAGGACTAGCCGAGTTTTATGGTAAAAAGAGACTATTCACAACATATTATGGAGGTAAATGTGAAATAATACGGTTGAGAATTAGAGGAGAATAGTATATTATATTGGTAGATGTAGAACAGAAAAAGTATGTCACATATAAGTATAAGTAGATAACCGAAATCTGTGATTTCGTGTTAGTCACTTAGCTAGCTGCTTTTAGCTAGCATCATTGATAAAATGATAGCAATATACCGAAGATAACTCATAGCGAAACTTTTACATAGGATAGGGTTGTTTAAAAATCGAGGAGGAAAAAAGAATGGATCGTAATTTAGCATTGGAATTAGTACGTGTAACAGAAACCGCAGCATTGGCTTCCGCCAGTTATATGGGAAGAGGGGACAAGATAGGTGCTGATCAGGCCGCGGTAGATGGCATGAGAAGAGCCTTTAATAGTATTTCTATACGAGGAACTGTGGTTATTGGTGAAGGGGATTTAGATGAAGCGCCGATGTTATATATTGGAGAAACCGTGGGATGCGGAGATGAAACGGAAATAGAAGTGGATATTGCAGTGGATCCCCTAGAGGGAACGACTTTGATTGCCAAGGGACTACCTAATGCCATTGCAGTTCTTGCCATCGCACCAAAGGGAACACTCCTTCATGCGCCGGACATGTACATGAGAAAAATTGCTGTAGGACCAAGGGCAAAGGGTGTCATTAACATCGCAGCCCCAACAAGTGAAAATTTACATGCCATTGCCAAGGCATTAGATAAAAAAATTGAAGACTTAACGGTTACTGTTCAGGATAGACCAAGGCATGAAAAACTGATTGAAGAAATTAGAGAAGCTGGAGCAAGAATTAAGCTCTTTGGAGATGGCGATGTGGCCACGGCCATTGCCACGGGCTTTGAGGAAACCGGTGTGGACGTTCTGATGGGAATTGGTGGTGCTCCAGAAGGGGTGATTGCAGCCGTTGCATTGAAGTGTCTTGGGGGAGATATGCAGGCAATCCTGAATCCCATGAGTCCGGAGGAAGAGACTAGATGTCGGGAGATGGGTTTATCCCAGGACGATGTGAAAAAGGTGTTAACATTAGATGATTTGGTCAGCAGTGAGGATTGTTTCTTTGCAGCCACAGGGATCACCCAGGGAGATTTACTGCAGGGAGTTGTCTACAAAGGGAATAACCGTGCTTCTACCCATTCTGTTGTCATGAGGGGAAAAACCGGAACGGTTCGATTTGTAGAAGCACTACATCGTTTAGATAAAAATGAGACATTAACGGATGTATTAAAGAAGCACCAACGGTAAGGAAACAAGCACAATAAAGGAGTGAGTGGGAATGGATCGGAATTTGGCTATTAATCTAGTGAGAGTAACTGAGGCGGCTGCCATTGGTGCTGCTAAGCATATGGGACGTGGAGATAAGGAAGCTGCTGATCAAGCTGGTGTGGATGGTATGAGGAAAATGTTTGATACCATTAACATTGAAGGAACTGTTGTCATCGGTGAAGGGGAGATGGATGAGGCTCCCATGCTCTATATCGGGGAAGTCGTCGGGGAGAGGGGACACAATGCACCTCAGGTTGACATTGCGGTGGATCCTGTAGAAGGAACCACAGCTGTAGCAAAGGGACTTCCTAATGCCATAGCGGTAGTAGCCATGGCCCCTAAGGGATGTTTGCTTCATGCACCGGATATGTATATGGACAAGATTGCTGTTGGACCGGCGGCTGCCGGAAAGATTCATATTGATTGGCCAGTTCATAAAAACCTAAAGGCAACGGCAGAGGCACTGAACAAAAGCATATCAGATTTAACCGTAACAATATTAGATAGACCGCGGCATGCAGACATTATTCAGCAATGTCGAGATGCTGGGGCTAGAATTAAGCTCTTTAGTGACGGAGATGTGGCCACGGCCATCGCCACTTGCTTTGACGATACGGGAATCGATATTTTATTGGGTATAGGTGGGGCACCGGAGGGTGTGATCGCTGCAGCCGCATTAAAGTCCCTAGGAGGAGAATTCCAAGGGAAGCTCATCGAATTTGAAGAGGGCGAAGCTGAACGATGTATAAAAATGGGTGTATGTGTTAACAAAGTA
Encoded proteins:
- a CDS encoding alpha/beta fold hydrolase, coding for MPKVKINDVDIHYRVSGKGDQVLMILNGIMMSVASWMEMVPTYTRAGYKVINVDFRDQGESGSSPGGYSNEQHVEDLKGLLTHLEIKSCTVLGISYGGQVAMMLALAYPEMVRGLILANTMSRFTPYLRAIGAAWDEGAKLQDGETFFKLAMPLIYSDVFYERKEQWLQDRAREFGKAATAQWFQRYLRLSSSLEGYDISGKIHSIEVPTLVIASDKDVVTPYEELLMIHRKIKNSLFVMLPEAGHASCYEKMREFNVQVLGFLVMNQGMDG
- the glpX gene encoding class II fructose-bisphosphatase — translated: MDRNLALELVRVTETAALASASYMGRGDKIGADQAAVDGMRRAFNSISIRGTVVIGEGDLDEAPMLYIGETVGCGDETEIEVDIAVDPLEGTTLIAKGLPNAIAVLAIAPKGTLLHAPDMYMRKIAVGPRAKGVINIAAPTSENLHAIAKALDKKIEDLTVTVQDRPRHEKLIEEIREAGARIKLFGDGDVATAIATGFEETGVDVLMGIGGAPEGVIAAVALKCLGGDMQAILNPMSPEEETRCREMGLSQDDVKKVLTLDDLVSSEDCFFAATGITQGDLLQGVVYKGNNRASTHSVVMRGKTGTVRFVEALHRLDKNETLTDVLKKHQR
- the glpX gene encoding class II fructose-bisphosphatase → MDRNLAINLVRVTEAAAIGAAKHMGRGDKEAADQAGVDGMRKMFDTINIEGTVVIGEGEMDEAPMLYIGEVVGERGHNAPQVDIAVDPVEGTTAVAKGLPNAIAVVAMAPKGCLLHAPDMYMDKIAVGPAAAGKIHIDWPVHKNLKATAEALNKSISDLTVTILDRPRHADIIQQCRDAGARIKLFSDGDVATAIATCFDDTGIDILLGIGGAPEGVIAAAALKSLGGEFQGKLIEFEEGEAERCIKMGVCVNKVYYMDDLVKGNEVYFAATGISDGDLLKGVVYGGNGIVKTHSVVMRSETGTIRFIEAIHRLNQKPTYSY